From Brevibacillus marinus, a single genomic window includes:
- a CDS encoding phage holin family protein: MTILRHIVRFVVAAIVLLFVGFLVPGFNINSFWTALLAAVVIAVIGWVIEAMFGDRISPFNRGIVGFLVSAAVIYLTQFFVAGYRATILGALLAALVIGVIDLFIPIRNQLNMGDGNNDSRQRT, from the coding sequence ATGACCATCTTACGTCACATCGTCCGCTTTGTCGTGGCAGCGATTGTCTTGTTGTTCGTAGGGTTTCTCGTACCCGGTTTCAACATCAACAGCTTTTGGACCGCTCTGTTGGCAGCGGTGGTCATCGCCGTGATCGGCTGGGTCATCGAAGCCATGTTTGGCGATCGAATTTCGCCCTTCAATCGCGGCATCGTCGGGTTCCTCGTCAGTGCAGCGGTGATCTACCTGACGCAGTTTTTCGTTGCCGGCTACCGGGCGACAATTCTCGGCGCTTTGTTGGCAGCTTTGGTCATCGGCGTGATCGACTTGTTCATCCCGATCAGGAATCAACTGAATATGGGCGACGGGAACAACGACAGCAGGCAGCGGACCTAA
- the zapA gene encoding cell division protein ZapA yields MQDDGKNRLIVDIFGQQYRLTGRASVNHMRMVAGYVNDKMKEISAGNRRLDTTKIAVLAAVNITDEYFRLRQEYEELLRILQEDARRHVNSG; encoded by the coding sequence GTGCAAGATGACGGGAAAAACCGCTTGATCGTGGATATCTTTGGACAGCAGTATCGACTCACGGGAAGGGCTAGCGTCAATCACATGCGCATGGTCGCCGGATACGTCAATGACAAGATGAAAGAGATCAGTGCTGGCAATCGTCGGCTTGACACGACCAAAATCGCTGTTTTGGCTGCCGTAAACATCACAGACGAGTACTTCCGCCTGCGCCAGGAGTACGAGGAACTGCTGCGGATTTTGCAGGAAGACGCGCGGCGCCATGTGAACAGCGGGTAA
- the pheT gene encoding phenylalanine--tRNA ligase subunit beta, giving the protein MRVSYQWLSEYVDLSDTTPHQLAELLTRSGIEVEAVESRNLGVENVVIGYVKERRPHPDAERLSVCIVDVGQGEDLQIVCGAKNVAAGQKVPVALPGAKLPGGVKIKRAKLRGVESQGMICSAKELGLNDKLLAKDQQEGIMVLPEEAEIGADAVRYLGLDDYVLELGLTPNRSDCLSMLGVAYETAAILGRQVRLPQVELVEDGEDNPVSVRIEAKDHCYQYHGRHFTNVRIGSSPQWLKNRLMAAGVRPINNVVDVTNYVMLEYGQPLHAFDGERVSERTIVVRLAEPNEQLVTLDDQQRTLDEQTLVIADPEKGLAIAGIMGGANSEITDATREIILEAAYFTPQSIRRSARMLEMRTEGCIRWEKGVDPNRVAAAGERAAQLIQQLAGARVSRGTAREVVETGAARSVTLTRSQLNRHLGMSLAAEEVSAILERLQFSYEYKEETWNVTVPTRRNDIALAEDLIEEVARLYGYDKIPTTLPFGETTQGKLTREQALRRAVRHHLIGLGLSEAITYSLVNPERLHDVAGLDGENRHSLRLAMPMSEEHSALRVSLLPGLLQAAQYNKNRQNHDLAIFELGHVFLSDEPVPSKLPEERLYLAGLLTGAWQPQSWHKAGTVPVDFYLVKGIVESLFDRLGITEAEWRPAADKRGMHPGRTADILVAGEAIGYLGQLHPATEKAYGLAEVYVFQLDTHKLFAHAHELDLYRPLPRFPAISRDLAFVVARAVPAARLTALIRQAAGDWLESVTLFDVYTGEHVASDKKSVAFSLVYRHPERTLQDEEVQESVNRIVRLLADETGAELRG; this is encoded by the coding sequence ATGAGAGTATCGTATCAGTGGCTGTCCGAATACGTCGATTTGTCCGACACGACGCCGCATCAGCTGGCGGAACTGCTGACCAGGAGCGGAATCGAAGTGGAAGCGGTGGAATCCCGCAACCTGGGTGTGGAGAACGTGGTGATCGGCTACGTCAAGGAGCGGCGGCCGCATCCTGACGCAGAGCGCTTGAGCGTCTGCATCGTCGATGTCGGGCAGGGGGAGGACTTGCAGATCGTCTGCGGCGCGAAAAATGTGGCTGCCGGGCAGAAGGTACCGGTTGCCCTGCCGGGCGCGAAACTGCCGGGCGGGGTGAAGATCAAGCGAGCCAAGCTGCGCGGTGTGGAATCGCAAGGGATGATCTGTTCGGCCAAGGAGTTGGGGCTCAATGACAAACTGCTGGCCAAAGACCAGCAGGAAGGGATCATGGTGCTGCCGGAGGAAGCGGAAATCGGGGCCGACGCGGTTCGCTATCTTGGGCTGGACGACTACGTGCTGGAGCTGGGCCTCACCCCCAACCGGTCCGACTGTTTGAGCATGTTGGGAGTGGCTTACGAGACGGCAGCCATTCTGGGCCGCCAGGTGCGCCTGCCGCAGGTGGAACTGGTGGAAGACGGGGAGGACAATCCCGTGTCGGTGCGGATTGAGGCGAAAGATCACTGCTACCAGTACCATGGCCGTCATTTTACCAATGTAAGAATCGGGTCGTCGCCGCAGTGGCTGAAGAACCGCTTGATGGCGGCAGGGGTGCGGCCGATCAACAACGTGGTCGACGTGACCAACTACGTGATGCTGGAGTACGGTCAGCCGCTGCATGCCTTTGATGGCGAACGCGTCAGCGAGCGGACGATCGTCGTGCGCTTGGCGGAACCAAACGAACAGCTGGTGACGCTGGACGATCAGCAGCGGACACTGGATGAGCAGACGTTGGTGATCGCCGATCCGGAGAAAGGATTGGCGATTGCCGGGATCATGGGGGGAGCCAACTCGGAGATTACGGACGCGACCCGGGAGATCATTCTCGAAGCGGCCTATTTCACGCCGCAGTCCATCCGGCGTTCGGCGCGGATGTTGGAGATGCGCACGGAAGGCTGCATCCGCTGGGAGAAGGGCGTCGATCCCAACCGCGTCGCAGCGGCGGGCGAGCGGGCCGCGCAGCTCATTCAGCAGCTGGCGGGGGCCCGTGTTTCCAGAGGGACAGCCCGGGAAGTCGTGGAAACAGGAGCGGCGCGCAGCGTCACGCTGACGCGGTCCCAGCTCAACCGCCACCTGGGGATGTCGCTGGCCGCGGAAGAGGTTTCCGCCATTCTCGAACGGCTTCAGTTTTCCTACGAGTACAAGGAGGAAACCTGGAACGTAACGGTTCCCACGCGGCGCAACGACATCGCGCTGGCCGAAGATCTGATCGAAGAAGTGGCCCGTTTGTACGGCTACGACAAGATTCCGACCACGCTGCCCTTTGGCGAAACCACGCAGGGCAAGCTGACGCGCGAACAGGCCCTGCGGCGCGCGGTGCGGCACCATTTGATCGGCCTCGGACTGTCGGAAGCGATCACCTACTCGCTGGTCAATCCGGAGCGGCTGCATGATGTCGCCGGTCTGGATGGCGAAAATCGTCACAGCCTGCGCCTGGCCATGCCGATGAGCGAAGAGCACAGCGCGCTCCGCGTCAGCTTGCTGCCGGGACTCTTGCAAGCCGCCCAGTACAACAAAAACCGGCAGAACCACGATCTGGCTATTTTCGAGTTGGGCCACGTCTTTTTGAGCGACGAACCGGTCCCCAGCAAATTGCCCGAGGAGCGGCTGTATCTGGCCGGGCTGTTGACCGGCGCGTGGCAGCCGCAAAGCTGGCACAAAGCGGGAACGGTGCCGGTCGATTTTTACCTGGTCAAAGGGATCGTCGAATCGCTTTTCGACCGTCTCGGCATCACGGAGGCAGAGTGGCGACCGGCGGCCGACAAACGCGGCATGCACCCGGGACGAACGGCAGACATCCTCGTGGCGGGAGAAGCGATCGGCTACCTCGGCCAGCTCCACCCGGCCACAGAGAAGGCCTATGGGTTGGCAGAGGTTTACGTCTTCCAGCTTGATACGCACAAGCTGTTCGCGCACGCCCATGAGCTCGATCTCTACCGCCCGCTGCCCCGCTTCCCGGCGATCTCGCGCGACCTGGCGTTCGTCGTCGCGCGAGCGGTTCCGGCTGCCCGGCTCACTGCCCTGATCCGCCAGGCCGCCGGCGACTGGCTGGAGTCGGTGACCTTGTTTGACGTATACACGGGAGAACACGTCGCCAGCGACAAAAAGAGCGTTGCTTTTTCCTTAGTATATCGCCATCCGGAACGGACACTGCAGGACGAAGAGGTGCAGGAGAGCGTCAATCGGATTGTCCGGCTACTGGCCGACGAGACCGGGGCGGAGCTGCGCGGATAA
- the pheS gene encoding phenylalanine--tRNA ligase subunit alpha: MQSRLQELKQAALTRLAEVTDAQQLQELRVKYLGKKGELTEILRGMGSLSAAERPLIGQLVNQVRSELEAAIADKQAALEQASLAARLAAEALDVTLPGRPLARGTMHPLSRVIEQAEDIFLGLGFEVAEGPEVELDHFNFEMLNIPKNHPARDMQDSFYITEEILLRTQTSPVQARTLLRKEGKTPVKIICPGKVYRRDDDDATHSHQFTQIEGLVVDKGIRMSDLKGTLLTFARQMFGEHQQIRLRPSFFPFTEPSVEVDIQCILCGGEGCRICKHTGWIEILGAGMVHPRVLEMGGYNPREVSGFAFGMGVERIAMLRYGIEDIRHFYTNDVRFLRQFHRVQGGTGR; this comes from the coding sequence GTGCAATCACGTCTTCAGGAATTGAAGCAGGCGGCTTTGACGCGGCTTGCGGAAGTGACTGACGCGCAGCAGCTGCAGGAACTGCGGGTAAAATACCTGGGGAAAAAAGGAGAGCTGACGGAAATCTTGCGCGGCATGGGCAGTTTGTCCGCTGCGGAACGTCCGCTCATCGGTCAGCTCGTCAATCAAGTGCGCAGCGAGCTGGAAGCGGCGATCGCGGACAAGCAGGCTGCGCTGGAGCAAGCTTCCCTGGCGGCGCGGCTGGCCGCGGAAGCGCTTGACGTCACGCTGCCCGGACGGCCGCTGGCGCGCGGCACGATGCACCCCCTGTCACGCGTGATCGAACAGGCCGAAGATATTTTCCTCGGACTTGGTTTTGAGGTGGCGGAGGGGCCGGAGGTGGAATTGGATCACTTCAACTTTGAAATGCTCAATATCCCCAAGAATCACCCGGCCCGCGACATGCAGGATTCGTTTTACATCACCGAGGAGATCCTGCTGAGAACCCAGACGTCGCCGGTGCAAGCGCGAACCCTGCTGCGGAAAGAAGGGAAAACACCGGTCAAAATCATCTGTCCGGGTAAGGTGTACCGGCGCGATGATGACGATGCGACACACTCCCATCAGTTTACGCAGATTGAAGGGCTGGTCGTGGACAAAGGAATCCGGATGAGCGATTTAAAGGGAACGCTGCTCACCTTTGCCCGCCAGATGTTTGGCGAACACCAGCAGATCAGACTGCGGCCCAGCTTCTTTCCGTTTACCGAACCGAGCGTGGAAGTGGACATCCAGTGCATTCTCTGCGGCGGAGAGGGCTGCCGGATCTGCAAGCATACCGGCTGGATCGAGATTCTCGGCGCCGGGATGGTCCATCCGCGCGTGTTGGAGATGGGGGGCTACAATCCGCGTGAAGTGAGCGGCTTTGCCTTTGGCATGGGCGTGGAGCGGATTGCCATGCTCAGGTACGGCATTGAAGACATCCGCCACTTTTACACCAATGACGTTCGGTTTTTGCGCCAGTTTCATCGCGTACAGGGAGGAACAGGAAGATGA
- a CDS encoding TrmH family RNA methyltransferase: MAQDVIHSLHNPRVKALASLKSRKGRLQTGRFLVEGVHLVAEALKSAAAVPTVVYDAERGIPAEIMPLLADRPDTALLACAPSVVAKLSETQTPQGILAEVAQRRLDWESWWSRQTDRDCLLLLLDEIQDPGNLGTMLRTAEAAGVDAVVIGRGSVDLYNGKTVRATMGALFRLNVFVAELVPLMEQIARAGGKLLVTSLDATSQPYDAPLYAGPVAIVIGNEARGVSPEVRQRATACVHIPLYGRAESLNAAVAAGIMLYEARRQRAQQERQARGSRAD; the protein is encoded by the coding sequence ATGGCACAGGATGTGATTCACTCCCTCCACAATCCGCGAGTCAAAGCATTGGCCAGCTTAAAAAGCCGCAAGGGTCGTCTGCAGACAGGCCGCTTTCTCGTGGAGGGGGTGCATCTGGTGGCAGAGGCGCTGAAATCGGCGGCAGCGGTCCCGACGGTGGTCTATGATGCGGAACGGGGGATTCCCGCGGAAATCATGCCGCTTCTGGCCGACAGACCGGACACGGCGCTGCTCGCCTGCGCGCCGTCGGTCGTGGCGAAGCTGTCGGAAACGCAAACGCCGCAGGGAATTCTCGCGGAAGTGGCGCAGCGGCGGTTGGACTGGGAAAGCTGGTGGAGCCGGCAGACCGATCGCGACTGCTTGCTGCTGCTGCTCGACGAGATCCAGGATCCCGGCAACCTGGGCACGATGCTGAGAACAGCGGAAGCGGCCGGGGTCGATGCGGTTGTGATCGGCCGGGGCAGCGTCGATCTTTACAACGGGAAAACGGTTCGCGCGACGATGGGCGCTCTGTTTCGCCTGAATGTGTTCGTCGCGGAGCTTGTTCCCCTGATGGAGCAGATTGCGCGGGCGGGGGGAAAGCTGCTGGTTACCTCCCTCGACGCGACCAGTCAGCCGTATGACGCACCGCTCTACGCCGGCCCTGTGGCGATTGTGATCGGCAACGAAGCGCGCGGCGTCTCCCCGGAGGTTCGGCAGCGGGCGACGGCTTGCGTCCACATCCCGCTGTACGGGCGGGCAGAGTCGCTCAACGCCGCCGTGGCCGCGGGGATTATGCTGTACGAGGCCAGGCGGCAGCGGGCGCAACAGGAGCGGCAGGCGCGGGGCAGCCGTGCGGACTGA
- a CDS encoding potassium channel family protein, producing the protein MTKQFAVIGLGRFGSSVARTLYEMGYEVMGIDEDEERINANIQYVTHAVAADTTDERALREIGIRNFDVVVVSIGADIQASILTTLILKEMGVRKIVAKAQNERHGQVLYKVGADRVVFPERDMGVRVAHNLISANVLDFIELAEDYSVAEVVVTSNMVGKTLRQLDVRARYNVNVIAIKSGEQFNISPSPDDVIQQNDVLVVIGHNLDLKKFEEKA; encoded by the coding sequence ATGACCAAACAGTTTGCAGTGATCGGCCTGGGGCGATTTGGTTCCAGCGTGGCCCGCACCCTCTACGAGATGGGCTACGAAGTGATGGGAATCGACGAAGATGAAGAACGAATCAACGCAAACATTCAGTACGTGACCCACGCGGTCGCGGCCGATACCACGGATGAGCGGGCGCTGCGGGAGATTGGCATCCGCAACTTTGACGTCGTCGTCGTCTCCATTGGCGCCGATATTCAGGCGAGTATCCTTACGACGCTGATCCTGAAGGAGATGGGCGTCCGCAAAATCGTCGCCAAGGCGCAGAACGAGCGGCATGGACAGGTGCTGTACAAAGTGGGCGCCGACCGGGTCGTCTTCCCCGAACGCGACATGGGGGTCCGCGTGGCCCATAACCTGATTTCCGCCAACGTCCTTGATTTTATCGAACTGGCGGAAGACTACAGCGTCGCCGAGGTGGTGGTCACCTCCAACATGGTGGGCAAAACCCTGCGTCAGCTGGATGTGCGCGCCCGCTACAACGTCAACGTGATCGCGATCAAAAGCGGCGAACAGTTCAACATCTCTCCCAGTCCGGATGACGTGATCCAGCAAAACGACGTACTGGTCGTGATCGGCCATAATCTCGATCTGAAGAAGTTTGAGGAGAAGGCGTAA
- the sspI gene encoding small acid-soluble spore protein SspI yields MDIHQLNLRQAILYKMQGSDAAAVKDTIADAVESGLEKTLPGLGVLFEVLWKNSDPGKQQEMAREIANHLPKQVGSPL; encoded by the coding sequence GTGGACATTCACCAGCTCAACTTGCGTCAGGCGATCCTGTACAAGATGCAGGGTTCCGACGCGGCCGCCGTCAAAGACACGATCGCCGATGCGGTCGAGAGCGGTCTGGAAAAAACGCTTCCCGGATTGGGCGTCTTGTTTGAAGTGTTGTGGAAAAACAGCGATCCCGGCAAACAGCAGGAGATGGCGAGAGAAATCGCCAACCACCTGCCCAAGCAGGTGGGCAGCCCGCTCTGA
- a CDS encoding DedA family protein encodes MEISYDTLLFFVEQYGYLALFFLLWLGIVGLPIPDELVVAAGGLVASLGYLDPVGAFFVDYLGVVSGLTVGYLLGRRFGKPILQRLSHKKKMERYLARSSALLARYGSYALCFSYLFPVVRHIVPYVVAMGGMKYRRYALFSYTTGLVWTFFFFMVGFLFGQHMTLIVALSRRFGYYGLALLLVLAAAGWGIRRWLRARRSYGGEGGS; translated from the coding sequence ATGGAAATCAGTTATGATACACTGCTCTTCTTTGTTGAACAGTATGGCTACCTGGCTTTGTTTTTTCTGCTGTGGCTGGGCATCGTCGGCCTGCCGATTCCCGATGAGCTGGTGGTCGCAGCGGGCGGACTGGTCGCTTCCCTCGGTTATCTGGATCCGGTTGGCGCGTTTTTCGTCGATTATCTGGGCGTCGTCTCCGGGTTGACGGTCGGGTATCTGCTGGGCAGGCGCTTTGGCAAGCCGATCCTACAGCGCCTGTCCCACAAGAAAAAAATGGAGCGCTACCTGGCCCGCTCTTCCGCTTTGCTGGCCCGGTACGGTTCGTACGCGCTCTGTTTCAGCTACCTCTTCCCCGTCGTCCGGCACATCGTCCCCTACGTCGTCGCCATGGGCGGGATGAAATACCGGCGTTACGCGCTTTTTTCCTATACCACCGGGCTCGTCTGGACCTTCTTCTTCTTCATGGTTGGCTTCCTGTTCGGCCAGCATATGACTTTGATCGTCGCACTCTCCCGCCGGTTTGGCTATTACGGACTGGCCCTGCTGCTCGTCCTGGCTGCCGCCGGATGGGGAATCAGGCGGTGGCTCCGCGCCAGGCGTTCGTATGGCGGAGAGGGAGGAAGCTGA
- a CDS encoding B12-binding domain-containing radical SAM protein, with protein MKIVLATLNAKYIHSSLALRYLRSYVKPAFPDVELVEYTIHDPTLNIVGDIYQRSPELVAFSCYIWNIRETLDVVANLKKVLPDVPVILGGPEVTYDADYWLREYPAIDVIVIGEGEQTFRELCEAYREASERGREADLQAVNGIAYRHQGRIRFTPPRERLPHLDAIPSPYEEHLEELDNRIVYFEASRGCPFKCQYCLSSIEDGVRYFSLERVKRDLQRLIRHGVKTIKFVDRTFNIHKQYALEIFRFLIDNHQGTVFQFEITADILKPDVVDFLVQHAPPGLFRFEIGVQSTNDETNRLVQRIQNFAKLRETVRRIKESGKITQHLDLIAGLPEEDYASFRKTFNDVFALRPEELQLGFLKMLRGTGVRARAAQHGYIYMEQAPYEILGNNVLSYAELLRLKRVEDVLEKYWNAHRMDRTLEWIFAKHFATPFDFFQEFGDYWEAQGWSRLGYQLEDLFIRLYQFLRERVGEGLAHVLSLLKFDYLYNQRHRPRKLWWPDTLEKRELQQVYRQLLQRQEEQCGESRGSFMEHIASEKEYFKHTIVTNVSFDIGRWLQQGEFVPGEFALVVYYPYQAGAANAYEIVERRPTEVGESRDGNQL; from the coding sequence TTGAAAATCGTCTTGGCAACATTAAACGCAAAGTACATTCACTCTTCACTGGCGCTCCGCTATCTGCGCAGCTACGTCAAACCAGCGTTTCCCGACGTAGAGCTGGTCGAGTATACGATTCATGACCCGACGCTGAACATCGTCGGCGACATCTACCAGCGGAGCCCGGAGCTCGTCGCGTTTTCTTGCTACATCTGGAATATTCGCGAGACGCTGGACGTTGTGGCCAACCTGAAAAAAGTGCTGCCGGACGTGCCGGTCATCCTCGGCGGTCCGGAAGTGACCTATGATGCCGACTACTGGTTGCGTGAATATCCGGCGATTGACGTGATTGTCATCGGGGAAGGGGAACAGACGTTTCGCGAACTGTGTGAAGCGTACCGGGAAGCGAGCGAGCGGGGCAGGGAAGCCGACCTGCAGGCGGTCAACGGGATTGCCTACCGGCACCAGGGGCGAATACGCTTTACGCCGCCGCGGGAGCGGTTGCCGCATCTCGATGCGATCCCGTCGCCGTATGAGGAACATCTGGAAGAACTGGACAACCGCATCGTGTACTTTGAAGCGTCCCGCGGCTGTCCGTTCAAGTGTCAGTACTGCCTCTCCTCGATCGAGGACGGCGTGCGCTATTTTTCCCTGGAGCGGGTGAAGCGGGATCTGCAGCGGCTGATCCGGCACGGTGTCAAAACGATCAAGTTCGTCGACCGGACCTTTAATATTCATAAGCAGTACGCGCTGGAAATCTTTCGGTTCCTGATCGACAACCATCAGGGAACGGTGTTCCAGTTTGAGATTACGGCGGACATCCTGAAGCCGGATGTCGTCGATTTCCTCGTCCAACACGCACCGCCGGGCTTGTTCCGCTTTGAGATCGGCGTGCAGTCGACCAACGACGAGACCAACCGCCTGGTGCAGCGCATCCAGAACTTTGCGAAGTTGCGCGAAACCGTCAGGCGGATTAAGGAATCGGGGAAAATTACGCAGCATCTCGATCTGATTGCCGGCTTGCCGGAGGAGGATTACGCCTCGTTTCGCAAGACGTTTAACGACGTGTTTGCGCTGCGGCCGGAAGAGCTGCAGTTGGGTTTTTTAAAAATGCTGCGCGGTACCGGCGTGCGGGCGCGGGCCGCGCAGCACGGGTATATTTACATGGAGCAGGCGCCGTATGAGATTTTGGGCAACAACGTCCTCTCCTACGCTGAACTGCTGCGGCTCAAGCGTGTGGAAGACGTGCTGGAGAAGTACTGGAATGCGCATCGGATGGATCGGACCCTGGAGTGGATTTTCGCCAAGCACTTTGCCACCCCTTTCGATTTTTTTCAGGAGTTTGGCGACTACTGGGAGGCGCAAGGGTGGAGCCGCCTCGGCTACCAACTGGAGGACTTGTTCATCCGGCTCTACCAGTTCCTCCGGGAACGCGTGGGGGAAGGGCTTGCGCATGTGCTCAGCTTGCTGAAGTTCGACTATCTGTACAATCAGCGGCACCGTCCGCGCAAGCTGTGGTGGCCGGATACGCTGGAAAAGCGCGAGCTGCAGCAGGTCTACCGGCAGCTGCTGCAGCGGCAGGAGGAGCAGTGCGGAGAGTCGCGGGGCAGTTTCATGGAGCACATCGCTTCGGAAAAGGAGTACTTCAAGCATACCATCGTCACCAACGTATCCTTTGACATCGGGCGCTGGCTGCAGCAGGGCGAGTTCGTCCCCGGCGAGTTCGCGCTCGTCGTCTACTATCCGTACCAGGCGGGAGCGGCCAACGCTTATGAAATTGTGGAGCGCCGCCCGACAGAAGTAGGAGAATCCCGTGATGGAAATCAGTTATGA
- a CDS encoding MogA/MoaB family molybdenum cofactor biosynthesis protein, with protein MSVVEHKAEAPASIGCMIITVSDTRTEETDKSGQLIKQYLQEAGHQTVLYRIVKDERAQIVEAINTGAASEQVDVILLNGGTGIAARDVTYEAVRELLEKELPGFGELFRYLSYAEEIGPAAMLSRAVAGTYRGKAVFSLPGSSGAVRLAMSRLILPELGHVVRELRK; from the coding sequence ATGAGCGTAGTGGAACATAAGGCGGAAGCGCCCGCCAGCATCGGCTGCATGATCATCACCGTTTCCGACACGCGTACCGAGGAAACGGATAAAAGCGGACAGCTGATAAAACAGTACCTGCAAGAGGCAGGGCATCAGACTGTGCTCTACCGGATCGTCAAGGATGAGCGCGCGCAAATCGTCGAGGCGATCAACACGGGGGCGGCAAGCGAGCAGGTGGATGTGATTTTGCTCAACGGAGGGACCGGCATCGCGGCGCGGGACGTCACCTACGAGGCGGTACGCGAACTGCTGGAAAAGGAACTGCCCGGCTTCGGCGAGCTGTTTCGTTACCTCAGCTATGCGGAGGAGATTGGGCCGGCGGCGATGCTGAGCAGGGCGGTGGCCGGCACCTATCGCGGCAAGGCGGTGTTTTCCCTGCCCGGGTCGTCCGGTGCGGTCAGACTGGCGATGTCCCGCTTGATCCTCCCGGAACTGGGCCACGTGGTGCGGGAACTGCGCAAATAA
- a CDS encoding TrkH family potassium uptake protein, whose amino-acid sequence MADAYEKNKVNPPKVLVLGLLSIIMIGTALLRLPLATVSGQPLSWIDALFTATSAVCVTGLVVVDTATTFSTFGQVVILTLIQIGGIGFMTFATFFAFLLGKRISLKDRLVLQQALNQNSIEGIVRLVLHILIYTIVIELAAGLILAARFAYEMPLGRAIWFGMFHAISNFNNAGFDLMGNFTSFTRYTEDPIITLVLGILIFLGGIGFLVLSELADYRHERRLSLHTKVVLTTTTTLVLVGMVFILLIEWNNPKSLAPLSPFGKLLAAFFQSITPRSGGTMTLPVAEFQQATIFLIIVLMFIGASPGSAGGGIKVTTFATLIGAVWAQAKGREDVVFFRQRIAPALIYKSLTVTLSGLFFLIIVSIILSITERNVPFLSILFETTSAFATVGLSLGLTGELSPIGRVIIALTMFIGRVGPLTIAIALAQRQQKEYFRYPKGNILIG is encoded by the coding sequence ATGGCAGACGCCTATGAAAAAAACAAAGTAAACCCGCCGAAAGTGCTGGTACTCGGGTTACTTTCCATCATCATGATCGGCACGGCGCTCTTGCGGCTGCCGTTGGCTACGGTGAGCGGTCAGCCTCTCTCCTGGATCGACGCTCTGTTTACCGCCACCTCAGCCGTATGCGTGACCGGGCTGGTCGTTGTCGACACCGCAACGACATTCTCCACGTTTGGCCAAGTCGTCATCCTGACGTTGATCCAAATCGGCGGCATCGGGTTTATGACCTTTGCCACCTTTTTTGCGTTTCTGTTGGGGAAGCGGATCTCGCTGAAGGACCGGCTGGTCCTGCAGCAAGCCCTCAACCAGAACTCGATTGAAGGTATTGTCCGCCTGGTGCTGCACATCCTGATCTATACGATCGTCATCGAACTGGCTGCCGGACTGATCCTCGCCGCCCGCTTTGCCTATGAGATGCCGCTGGGCCGGGCGATCTGGTTTGGCATGTTCCACGCCATTTCCAACTTTAACAACGCCGGGTTTGACCTGATGGGCAACTTCACCAGCTTTACCCGCTACACGGAAGATCCCATCATCACGCTGGTTCTGGGAATATTGATTTTCCTCGGCGGAATCGGCTTCCTGGTGTTGAGCGAACTGGCTGATTACCGCCATGAGCGCCGCCTGTCGCTGCACACCAAAGTCGTCTTGACCACGACGACGACGCTCGTGCTGGTCGGCATGGTGTTTATCCTATTGATCGAATGGAACAATCCGAAGTCGCTTGCGCCCTTGTCGCCGTTCGGCAAGCTGCTCGCCGCCTTCTTCCAATCGATTACGCCGCGCTCCGGCGGCACGATGACCCTGCCTGTCGCCGAATTTCAGCAGGCGACGATTTTTTTGATCATCGTCCTGATGTTTATCGGCGCTTCTCCCGGCTCCGCCGGCGGCGGGATCAAGGTGACGACCTTTGCCACGCTGATCGGGGCCGTTTGGGCGCAGGCGAAAGGCAGGGAAGATGTCGTGTTCTTTCGCCAGCGCATTGCCCCTGCGCTGATCTATAAATCGCTGACGGTGACCTTGAGCGGATTGTTTTTCCTGATCATCGTGTCGATCATTCTCTCGATAACCGAGCGCAATGTGCCGTTTCTTTCGATTCTCTTCGAAACGACCTCCGCCTTTGCCACCGTTGGTCTCTCGCTCGGGCTGACCGGGGAACTGTCGCCCATCGGACGGGTGATCATTGCCCTGACCATGTTCATCGGACGGGTCGGCCCTCTGACCATCGCGATTGCGCTTGCGCAGCGCCAGCAAAAAGAGTACTTTCGCTACCCGAAAGGCAACATTCTCATCGGTTGA